A window of the Virgibacillus pantothenticus genome harbors these coding sequences:
- a CDS encoding major tail protein — protein sequence MAEETKKNRSATVGIDKFYYAVLQSDTEESVVYEKEVRLPFVQNVNIETEQEIAKAFGDNKVAEMAVSTGVSTVEFQFHALPLEDRVALLGLEDEDGLVIQRSQVNPPYVAVVLEKTKGDGSAELVGLTKGMFTLPPTEAQTKEDSLEFGSDTISGEFSSRVYDDAAQVFAHVKKGDETIRQKFMNKVFRPAEQAEQGGVEG from the coding sequence ATGGCTGAGGAAACTAAGAAAAACCGAAGTGCAACAGTTGGTATAGATAAATTTTATTATGCAGTTTTACAAAGTGATACAGAAGAATCGGTGGTTTATGAAAAAGAGGTCAGATTACCTTTTGTGCAGAACGTTAACATTGAAACAGAACAGGAAATCGCAAAGGCATTTGGTGATAATAAGGTTGCGGAGATGGCTGTTTCTACAGGTGTGTCTACTGTGGAATTTCAATTCCACGCTTTACCTTTAGAAGATCGAGTGGCTTTATTGGGATTGGAAGATGAAGACGGTCTGGTTATCCAACGGTCACAAGTCAACCCACCATATGTTGCTGTTGTGCTAGAAAAAACAAAAGGAGACGGTTCGGCGGAACTTGTCGGACTTACTAAAGGCATGTTTACATTACCGCCCACTGAAGCACAGACAAAGGAAGATTCGCTGGAATTTGGAAGTGACACTATTAGCGGAGAGTTTTCCAGTCGTGTATATGATGATGCTGCACAAGTATTTGCTCATGTCAAAAAAGGAGACGAAACCATAAGGCAAAAGTTTATGAATAAGGTATTTAGACCAGCGGAACAAGCCGAACAAGGAGGTGTTGAAGGGTAA
- a CDS encoding DUF3168 domain-containing protein produces MSEVKGLYDIDSLDIAYQLLINNEELMGLAGSPDKVFKYHVPEEHREKSPIIRLHPISELPTEYADNQQLGWDCILQIDVWDSQNARKIALKINELMKTIDFKQSTPTYEFDEETYLIRDGRRYRGTILADKDLQE; encoded by the coding sequence ATGAGTGAGGTAAAAGGTTTATATGATATAGATTCATTGGATATAGCTTATCAATTATTAATCAACAATGAAGAATTAATGGGATTGGCTGGTAGTCCTGACAAAGTATTTAAGTATCATGTGCCCGAAGAACATCGAGAAAAATCACCTATCATAAGATTACACCCAATATCGGAGTTGCCAACAGAATACGCTGACAATCAGCAACTAGGATGGGATTGCATCTTACAAATAGACGTGTGGGATAGTCAAAATGCAAGAAAAATAGCTCTAAAGATAAACGAGCTGATGAAAACTATTGATTTTAAACAAAGTACGCCTACTTACGAATTTGATGAGGAAACTTATTTAATTCGTGACGGTAGGCGATACAGGGGAACAATTTTAGCGGATAAAGACTTACAAGAGTAG
- a CDS encoding HK97-gp10 family putative phage morphogenesis protein gives MSVKIEGLRELISNLAKKEDDIIRAAKQGNLAGGKAVVEELKRNVPQSGYNGPNPQTRLVDAVVMSGNRTDKGSEESYVAVGFNKSANFRAHIPEFGSISQAPQGYMIKTVQATEGKVAKEMADAIKKVLR, from the coding sequence TTGAGTGTAAAAATCGAAGGGTTAAGAGAATTAATATCCAATTTAGCTAAAAAAGAAGATGATATTATTCGTGCGGCTAAACAGGGTAATTTAGCAGGTGGAAAAGCAGTTGTGGAAGAATTGAAACGCAATGTACCGCAAAGTGGTTACAACGGACCTAATCCACAAACAAGATTAGTGGATGCTGTTGTAATGAGCGGCAACCGAACTGATAAAGGATCAGAAGAAAGTTATGTCGCTGTAGGTTTTAATAAATCAGCAAACTTTAGGGCGCACATTCCAGAGTTTGGCTCTATATCGCAAGCCCCACAAGGGTATATGATCAAAACCGTACAAGCCACAGAAGGAAAAGTGGCTAAAGAAATGGCTGATGCTATTAAGAAGGTGTTGCGATGA
- a CDS encoding phage head completion protein, translating into MRLNNMRFNFSKLNNPIWIYEVKSVIENGIPQKPKPVLFLECFAHVESVSLKDYQNSAQLGTQHQMKVFIRNYHGITNKMIIEDINKQSYKIEQVLYDYRQSGFTILIAEEVSRS; encoded by the coding sequence ATGCGACTAAATAATATGAGGTTTAACTTTTCTAAGTTGAATAATCCTATATGGATTTATGAGGTTAAGTCAGTTATTGAAAATGGAATACCCCAAAAGCCTAAGCCTGTGTTGTTCTTGGAGTGTTTTGCGCATGTTGAATCTGTTAGCCTTAAAGATTATCAAAACAGTGCACAATTAGGCACACAACATCAAATGAAGGTGTTTATACGTAATTATCATGGCATTACTAACAAAATGATAATTGAGGATATAAATAAACAATCTTATAAAATTGAACAGGTGCTATATGACTATCGACAAAGCGGTTTTACTATATTGATAGCCGAGGAGGTCAGTAGGTCTTGA
- a CDS encoding head-tail connector protein, whose product MLDLDRIKGHLRIPHNLEDTEIQDYLDFAKQDVIEAVFDSQDPNLDMPKLEEDKLYQRAVIMLTTYYYENRMAISEVSQHESPFSVTHAIQTLRAHRDRYLCD is encoded by the coding sequence ATGCTTGATTTAGATCGTATAAAAGGGCATTTGAGAATCCCACACAACCTAGAAGATACCGAAATACAGGATTATCTTGACTTTGCCAAACAAGATGTGATTGAAGCCGTTTTTGATAGTCAAGACCCGAACCTTGATATGCCTAAGCTGGAAGAAGATAAACTATACCAAAGGGCGGTTATCATGCTGACGACTTACTATTACGAAAATAGGATGGCTATTTCGGAGGTTAGTCAGCACGAATCGCCTTTTTCTGTTACACATGCAATACAGACATTACGTGCGCATAGGGATAGATACTTATGCGACTAA
- a CDS encoding phage major capsid protein: MNRLEEINKRLEEIRGMLEDDEKRGDTKFSDLEKEVRELKEEKVEIEAKQRMLDDEEEKEDRTLIEQAHQGGEEIRTIQPNDEQREAFQKYLETREIDGGALKTDSGFVVIPEQVVTEIMKLKEMEFNLDQYVTVKSVGYGSGKYPVIRQSEVAALPEVAELEENPKLAVKPFYNLGYDIKTYRGYFLVSREAIEDAAVNVLAELMTWMARTIASTRNAAIVKAIKEGTPGEEGKTLKLQTIQASGIDGIKDAVNLNLKPNYEHNVAIVSQTAFAELDKMKDNEGNYLLQKDVKEPTQKRLLGAQVVVLPDEMLGEKPGKTIIIGNLKDAIVLFDRSQYQAAWINYMQYGEALMVAVRQDVRILDEKSAIVIDFGGGAGVEG; this comes from the coding sequence ATGAACAGATTAGAAGAAATTAACAAACGTCTAGAAGAAATTAGAGGGATGTTGGAAGATGATGAAAAACGAGGAGATACTAAGTTTTCTGACCTTGAAAAGGAAGTTCGTGAATTAAAAGAAGAAAAAGTAGAAATTGAAGCAAAACAACGTATGCTTGATGACGAAGAAGAAAAAGAAGACCGCACTCTTATAGAGCAAGCTCATCAAGGTGGCGAAGAAATACGCACTATTCAGCCAAATGACGAACAACGCGAAGCCTTTCAAAAGTATCTCGAAACACGAGAAATTGATGGCGGGGCACTTAAAACTGATTCTGGTTTCGTTGTTATTCCGGAACAAGTTGTAACGGAAATTATGAAACTCAAAGAAATGGAATTTAACCTTGACCAATATGTAACAGTTAAGTCTGTTGGTTATGGTAGTGGTAAATATCCTGTTATTCGTCAGTCAGAAGTAGCCGCATTACCAGAAGTGGCAGAACTTGAAGAAAACCCCAAGCTAGCAGTAAAGCCTTTCTACAACTTGGGGTATGACATTAAAACTTACCGTGGTTATTTCCTAGTGTCTCGTGAAGCTATTGAAGATGCGGCGGTAAATGTTTTAGCCGAATTAATGACATGGATGGCTCGCACGATCGCATCTACTCGCAATGCAGCTATTGTAAAAGCTATTAAAGAAGGTACACCGGGAGAAGAAGGTAAAACACTTAAACTTCAAACTATCCAAGCTAGCGGTATTGACGGTATTAAGGACGCTGTTAACCTTAATCTAAAGCCAAACTACGAGCACAATGTGGCAATTGTTTCCCAAACGGCATTTGCCGAACTGGATAAAATGAAAGATAACGAAGGGAATTACTTACTTCAAAAGGATGTAAAAGAGCCTACGCAAAAACGCTTGCTTGGTGCGCAAGTAGTTGTGTTGCCTGATGAAATGTTAGGAGAAAAGCCGGGTAAAACAATCATCATCGGAAACTTAAAAGATGCTATTGTACTGTTTGATCGCAGTCAATATCAAGCAGCTTGGATAAACTACATGCAGTATGGAGAAGCTTTAATGGTGGCGGTGCGTCAAGATGTGCGTATTTTGGATGAAAAATCTGCTATCGTTATTGACTTCGGCGGTGGTGCAGGAGTAGAGGGATAA
- a CDS encoding HK97 family phage prohead protease, with translation MDKTEQRELMTNKIEIREDDDGTRTLSGYAVKWEKKSQVLGLYYKFREQFKSGAFLNSLNNDDQRFLWSHDTGKVLGRTKNNTLRLKEDDVGLRFELDLPNTTLGNDTYESIKRGDVDGVSFGFRVEDDEIEEPEDDLPLRTVKKAKLLEVSAVAFPAYPDSEVSARGYDPIKQHDNELRTYKAEQSAKIKILMEL, from the coding sequence GTGGACAAAACGGAACAAAGGGAACTGATGACGAATAAAATTGAAATTCGAGAAGATGATGACGGTACCCGAACCCTATCGGGATATGCCGTAAAGTGGGAAAAGAAATCACAAGTGTTGGGATTATATTACAAGTTCCGCGAACAATTTAAGAGCGGGGCTTTTTTAAATTCTCTTAATAATGATGATCAGCGCTTTCTGTGGTCACATGACACGGGAAAAGTTTTAGGCAGAACTAAAAATAACACTTTGCGATTAAAAGAAGATGATGTGGGGTTGCGTTTTGAATTAGATTTACCTAACACAACGCTAGGCAACGACACTTACGAATCTATAAAACGCGGCGATGTGGACGGGGTTAGCTTCGGTTTTAGGGTAGAAGATGATGAAATAGAAGAACCCGAAGATGATTTACCGTTGCGTACTGTGAAAAAAGCTAAGCTGTTAGAGGTATCAGCCGTTGCTTTCCCGGCTTACCCAGACAGCGAAGTCAGCGCAAGAGGATATGACCCCATTAAACAACATGACAATGAATTAAGGACTTATAAAGCTGAACAATCAGCAAAAATAAAAATTTTAATGGAACTTTAG
- a CDS encoding phage portal protein, whose protein sequence is MRIFSTGSEKREFTQEEADLLISMLPGFGGTSTTFASAKSIENSDVFTVINLLASDVASLDIDMTKNEIVQSNEVANLFNINPNGLYSGGTLKFIITANALLNGESFCEIIRGKNNKVIALYHLRNSQVVIKQDAETNYKLVYDVSDDKGKIRRIKPADILHFKFFTLDGIRGVSPLKSLKDDLSMQKDSKRFLANFFKNDTQTGGILKMKHGRLSKEARDKIKREWQESNAGVDNAHKVLVIDETFEYEPIEVDTEVLKLINASTFSTETIGKVYRIPRHKLGLETSNMSLAQANLDYLTSTLNSYLKVITNELNYKLSTDYKSKFQFDTSPFKTIDVETHTKLTLEKVDKGIISLDEARKRLGEEPRNDELGNKHFISLNYTTLDQIEEYQMLKAKGGGKSGQNGTKGTDDE, encoded by the coding sequence TTGCGTATATTCTCAACTGGTAGCGAAAAAAGAGAATTTACTCAAGAGGAAGCTGACCTTTTAATAAGCATGCTCCCTGGATTTGGCGGAACAAGTACAACCTTTGCATCTGCAAAGTCGATAGAAAATAGTGATGTTTTTACTGTCATCAATTTATTAGCAAGTGATGTAGCATCTTTGGATATTGACATGACCAAAAACGAAATAGTTCAGTCAAATGAAGTGGCAAACCTTTTTAATATAAATCCTAATGGCTTGTATTCTGGTGGCACACTTAAATTCATCATTACGGCTAATGCTTTGTTGAATGGCGAATCTTTTTGCGAGATAATTCGAGGAAAAAACAACAAAGTAATTGCTTTATATCACTTAAGAAATTCGCAAGTTGTTATCAAACAAGATGCAGAAACTAATTATAAGCTTGTTTATGACGTGTCGGACGATAAAGGAAAGATTAGAAGAATAAAACCAGCTGACATCCTGCATTTTAAGTTCTTTACTCTTGATGGTATACGGGGTGTAAGTCCATTAAAATCTCTGAAAGATGATCTTTCCATGCAAAAAGATAGCAAACGATTCCTTGCAAACTTCTTTAAGAATGATACGCAAACTGGCGGCATCCTAAAAATGAAGCACGGGAGACTATCAAAAGAAGCAAGAGACAAAATAAAAAGAGAATGGCAGGAATCCAATGCGGGCGTTGATAACGCTCATAAAGTTTTAGTTATTGATGAAACCTTTGAGTATGAACCTATTGAGGTGGATACAGAGGTTTTAAAACTCATTAACGCCAGCACATTTAGCACAGAGACGATTGGAAAAGTATACCGAATTCCACGGCATAAATTAGGGCTTGAAACGTCCAACATGTCATTAGCTCAAGCGAATCTTGATTATCTTACATCTACACTCAATAGTTATTTAAAAGTAATTACCAATGAGTTGAATTATAAGCTAAGCACTGATTATAAAAGTAAATTTCAATTCGATACTTCGCCATTTAAAACTATAGATGTTGAAACGCATACCAAGTTAACGCTCGAAAAAGTGGATAAAGGAATTATTAGCTTAGATGAGGCTAGGAAGCGACTTGGAGAGGAGCCGAGAAATGACGAACTTGGTAATAAGCATTTTATCAGCTTGAACTATACAACTCTTGATCAAATCGAGGAATACCAAATGTTAAAGGCTAAGGGAGGTGGTAAAAGTGGACAAAACGGAACAAAGGGAACTGATGACGAATAA
- a CDS encoding terminase large subunit, producing MTFNDPGIRYAKKVVNGEITAGKKVIKACKRHLRDLENDKLNYVYLPERAEIAVKFMEILPDISTGKPVKLAEFQLFIVYSLFGWYRKDNNALRRFNKALISMARKNGKSALISGIAIFEFLAGKYPLQNRQIYCTAQSREQASIVFDMVVQRLDGLLAQSEAIRKSVRKVRNEINHNPSYSVLKPLSKDTGNINGLAPTLSILDEYGASKDNSMMEVLESGSMLQPNMLTLIISTAYFDLNSPMYAQEYKYGEKILNGDEKDDNYFVLVYEQDDEEEIYDESSWIKSNPLLEVESIKETLIRNLRKRFKEAVAKNDLLGLIVKNFNMWKQAAENSFLPVKEWRACETEPINKYGRDVFLGLDLSRTDDLTALYEIYPIENQKFWIDGHSFVATVGGLEAKTKRDKIDYEMLIEKGYATKTDLKSGFINITQIVHYAADLITRYNLSVQAFCYDSWHIANFISEWEKNYPNLEMPFIEVPQNYKFLSEPIKQFRMGVYERKILHSNNPLLNIAVNNAVIKYDNNRNMMLDKQKNREKIDPIVAVITGFAEAKDYEYQGMDIKQIEAYILSDDFGF from the coding sequence ATGACGTTTAATGACCCGGGCATTAGATACGCTAAAAAAGTGGTAAATGGAGAAATTACGGCTGGTAAAAAAGTAATAAAAGCCTGTAAGCGGCATTTGAGAGATTTAGAAAACGATAAATTAAACTATGTTTATTTACCTGAAAGAGCTGAAATTGCAGTTAAGTTTATGGAGATATTACCGGATATATCTACTGGTAAACCTGTAAAACTTGCAGAATTTCAGCTTTTTATTGTTTATTCGTTATTTGGCTGGTACCGAAAAGACAACAATGCACTACGCAGATTTAATAAAGCGTTGATTAGCATGGCTCGTAAAAACGGTAAATCAGCATTAATATCTGGTATTGCTATATTTGAATTTTTGGCTGGTAAATATCCGTTACAAAATAGGCAAATTTACTGTACAGCGCAATCAAGGGAACAGGCATCTATTGTGTTTGACATGGTTGTGCAGCGACTTGATGGTTTACTGGCGCAATCAGAAGCAATAAGGAAATCAGTTCGTAAAGTGCGAAACGAAATCAATCATAATCCATCTTACAGCGTATTAAAACCACTAAGTAAAGACACGGGGAATATAAACGGACTAGCTCCAACGCTATCTATATTAGACGAATACGGGGCTAGTAAAGATAACTCCATGATGGAAGTTCTGGAATCTGGTTCTATGTTGCAACCAAACATGCTCACATTGATAATATCAACTGCTTATTTTGATTTAAATAGTCCTATGTATGCCCAAGAGTATAAATACGGAGAAAAGATACTTAACGGAGATGAGAAGGACGACAACTATTTTGTTTTGGTGTACGAACAAGATGACGAAGAAGAAATTTACGATGAAAGCAGCTGGATTAAAAGCAATCCACTCCTTGAAGTCGAATCCATAAAAGAAACGCTGATTAGAAACCTAAGAAAAAGATTCAAAGAAGCAGTTGCTAAAAATGATTTACTAGGACTGATAGTAAAGAATTTCAACATGTGGAAGCAGGCTGCTGAAAATTCATTCCTACCAGTAAAAGAATGGCGAGCTTGTGAAACGGAACCAATAAATAAGTATGGTCGCGATGTATTTTTGGGATTGGACTTATCAAGAACGGATGACTTGACCGCATTGTATGAGATATATCCAATAGAAAACCAAAAGTTTTGGATTGATGGACATTCATTTGTTGCAACTGTGGGAGGTTTAGAAGCGAAAACAAAACGAGATAAAATTGATTATGAAATGTTAATCGAAAAAGGGTATGCTACCAAAACGGATTTGAAAAGTGGTTTTATAAACATAACTCAAATCGTCCATTATGCAGCTGATTTAATCACAAGATACAATTTAAGCGTTCAAGCATTTTGCTACGATAGTTGGCATATCGCTAATTTTATTAGCGAATGGGAGAAAAATTATCCTAATTTAGAAATGCCATTCATCGAAGTGCCGCAGAATTATAAATTTTTATCCGAACCCATCAAACAATTTAGGATGGGTGTATACGAAAGGAAAATACTGCATAGCAATAATCCATTACTTAACATCGCTGTCAATAATGCAGTTATTAAATACGATAATAATCGAAATATGATGCTGGACAAGCAGAAAAACAGAGAAAAGATCGATCCAATTGTGGCGGTTATTACGGGGTTTGCAGAAGCGAAAGACTATGAGTATCAAGGCATGGATATAAAGCAGATTGAAGCTTATATATTAAGTGATGATTTTGGATTTTAA
- a CDS encoding phage terminase small subunit P27 family, translating to MRGKPTRGFYSEDELKKHKKGKDYVAKKLAEQETLNNHEQLQADRIPSHLCYYGKKEWKRIIPLLKELPIAELDRELIETYCMLHGSRRRLEKDIQKHGETIEIYNEDGELTGIKKNPSYDMLLSTVKELRMIANQLGMTMNSRLDLAVPEQEKEEDEILKLLKG from the coding sequence ATGAGAGGGAAGCCAACAAGGGGGTTTTACAGTGAGGATGAACTAAAAAAACATAAAAAAGGCAAGGATTATGTTGCTAAAAAGCTTGCTGAACAAGAAACGTTAAATAATCACGAGCAATTACAGGCCGACCGCATACCTAGTCACCTTTGCTATTACGGAAAAAAAGAATGGAAACGAATTATACCGTTGTTAAAAGAACTTCCGATAGCTGAATTGGATAGAGAACTAATCGAAACGTATTGTATGCTTCACGGCTCTAGGCGACGGTTAGAAAAAGATATACAAAAACACGGTGAAACTATAGAAATCTATAATGAAGATGGAGAATTGACAGGAATTAAGAAAAATCCATCTTACGACATGTTGCTTTCTACTGTTAAAGAATTGCGAATGATCGCTAATCAGTTAGGCATGACAATGAATAGTAGATTAGATTTGGCGGTACCTGAACAAGAAAAAGAAGAAGATGAGATATTAAAATTGTTGAAGGGGTGA
- a CDS encoding HNH endonuclease, which translates to MNIKKRCGKIGCKALIGIKETYCSQHKNYNHKRYEQIRTSTEEGRAYKRFYDTKEWKSLRYQAMLRDGFICVCCGKEAKVCDHIIPTKVRWDLRLDINNTQSLCFECHNKKTKQDKIKYNL; encoded by the coding sequence ATGAACATCAAGAAGCGTTGCGGTAAGATTGGATGCAAAGCTTTGATAGGGATTAAAGAAACATACTGTAGTCAACATAAGAACTATAATCACAAACGATATGAGCAGATAAGAACATCAACCGAAGAAGGAAGAGCATACAAAAGGTTTTACGATACGAAAGAATGGAAGTCATTACGCTATCAAGCTATGTTGCGTGATGGCTTTATTTGTGTTTGTTGCGGTAAGGAAGCAAAGGTGTGCGACCATATCATACCAACTAAGGTTAGATGGGATTTAAGACTGGATATAAATAATACACAATCATTATGCTTTGAGTGTCACAATAAGAAAACCAAACAAGACAAGATCAAATACAATCTATAG
- a CDS encoding transcriptional regulator, whose translation MTKVAKPKETTFKHAEAEWFNYHNTLKEIARLRESIMNPFDDDPEDPTIVKGANSVRMPGDPTQRMATRLATHKRLEHLSEVTKAIEQVYNALPDNYKELARLRYWNKNNKLTWEGIAMRLSISERHARRQRNEIIQATLDVLGWR comes from the coding sequence ATGACAAAGGTAGCGAAACCAAAGGAAACCACATTTAAACACGCTGAGGCAGAATGGTTTAATTATCATAACACCTTAAAAGAAATTGCGAGATTAAGGGAATCAATCATGAATCCTTTTGATGATGACCCAGAAGACCCAACGATCGTTAAAGGTGCTAACTCCGTTAGAATGCCGGGGGATCCAACTCAAAGAATGGCTACAAGGTTAGCTACACATAAAAGGCTGGAACATTTATCGGAAGTAACAAAAGCTATTGAACAGGTGTATAATGCCTTGCCAGATAATTACAAAGAATTAGCCAGATTGAGATATTGGAACAAGAACAATAAATTAACATGGGAAGGTATAGCTATGAGATTAAGCATCAGCGAGAGACATGCGAGAAGACAGAGGAACGAAATTATACAAGCTACTTTGGATGTGTTGGGATGGAGGTAA
- a CDS encoding Holliday junction resolvase yields the protein MIKLTIPGDMPDFNNIIKASKSHPMAYANLKKQYTDLTVLYARNLPFINKANLYFTWYCKNKRKDKDNIMTGQKFIIDGLVKAGVLKNDGWAQIGDLNHSFEVDKENPRIEVILEEIA from the coding sequence ATGATTAAACTAACCATACCAGGAGACATGCCAGACTTTAATAATATTATCAAAGCAAGTAAATCCCATCCTATGGCATACGCAAACCTAAAGAAGCAATATACAGACTTAACCGTACTTTATGCTCGTAATCTACCATTTATCAATAAAGCAAACTTATATTTTACATGGTACTGCAAAAACAAGCGTAAGGATAAAGACAACATCATGACTGGTCAAAAATTTATCATAGACGGATTAGTCAAAGCTGGAGTATTAAAAAATGACGGATGGGCGCAGATAGGAGATTTAAACCATAGTTTTGAGGTAGACAAGGAAAACCCTCGTATTGAGGTTATATTGGAGGAAATAGCATGA
- a CDS encoding DUF3310 domain-containing protein, which translates to MAGEPKLKIPNLGKEMSKLRNLRKFILKDDIKSYVNHPPHYQGKTEVIEIIEQATEDLKGIKAVCTGNIVKYIMRHTKKNGVEDLLKARWYLDRLIEEYEKEGNNND; encoded by the coding sequence ATGGCTGGGGAACCAAAATTAAAAATACCAAACCTTGGGAAAGAGATGTCTAAATTACGAAACTTGCGAAAATTTATACTGAAAGATGATATTAAAAGTTATGTCAACCATCCGCCACACTACCAAGGTAAAACAGAAGTAATAGAAATTATAGAGCAAGCTACAGAGGACTTAAAAGGCATTAAGGCTGTATGCACTGGAAACATTGTTAAATACATCATGAGACACACTAAAAAGAACGGTGTGGAGGATTTACTAAAGGCTAGATGGTATTTAGATAGATTGATTGAAGAATACGAGAAAGAAGGTAATAACAATGACTAA
- a CDS encoding MazG-like family protein, protein MNLTNNLNELTTKIEQWAVDKKLDEALPEKQMLKLMEEVGELAQGLAKGNLDQVIDSIGDVYVVLTILSMQMDLDIKDCIAAAYAEISDRKGKMINGVFIKQEDL, encoded by the coding sequence ATGAATCTAACTAATAATTTAAACGAATTAACAACAAAAATCGAACAATGGGCAGTAGATAAAAAATTAGATGAAGCACTACCGGAAAAGCAAATGTTAAAACTTATGGAAGAAGTAGGAGAACTAGCACAAGGATTAGCAAAAGGTAATTTAGATCAAGTTATTGATTCAATCGGCGATGTATATGTTGTTTTAACGATCTTATCCATGCAAATGGATTTAGATATAAAGGATTGTATCGCTGCAGCTTATGCAGAAATAAGCGACCGCAAAGGCAAGATGATAAATGGTGTATTTATAAAACAAGAAGACTTATAA
- a CDS encoding YopX family protein translates to MREIKFRAWDKYKEQMIPNVETGVYQDPDEIIFFGTVLGLNRFDVMQYTGLKDKNGKEIYEGDKYHMGDPNITYTVVWHDAGFIGKQNGGSSYAGLTHWQERIEVVGNIYEGDN, encoded by the coding sequence ATGAGAGAAATTAAGTTTAGAGCTTGGGATAAATATAAAGAGCAAATGATTCCGAATGTCGAAACGGGAGTGTATCAAGATCCAGACGAAATTATTTTTTTCGGCACTGTATTAGGCTTAAACAGGTTTGATGTCATGCAATACACAGGCTTAAAAGATAAAAATGGCAAGGAGATATATGAGGGTGATAAATATCATATGGGTGACCCTAACATCACTTATACGGTTGTGTGGCATGATGCGGGTTTCATAGGCAAACAAAATGGCGGCAGTAGCTATGCAGGACTGACGCATTGGCAAGAACGAATAGAAGTAGTAGGAAACATTTATGAAGGTGATAACTAA
- a CDS encoding ATP-binding protein, which translates to MESIQNLINTMEQVGEEQCKECGRVYKLYKTPVGVAGGCKPCEDKKFKAKLNLPTVEDYRESKERNFILSFERVSTDLQKATVKSYKPVTDSQKEAKQAAIDFITQFDGKHSLALSGTPGLGKSHLAYAICKAIRKQGYKTLFIKSTDLLEKIRGTYSGNGLAEEDIFNMIYNLDLLALDDIGSEYVKKDEQGHESWASDVLYKVMDLRLEKSTICTTNYTESELEAKYGKNGVRITDRMMDMAKGIRLIGDSYRKKERF; encoded by the coding sequence GTGGAATCTATCCAAAATCTGATTAATACGATGGAACAAGTCGGAGAAGAACAATGTAAAGAGTGTGGCAGAGTTTACAAGTTATATAAAACGCCCGTAGGAGTTGCGGGCGGTTGTAAACCATGTGAGGACAAGAAGTTTAAAGCTAAATTGAATTTGCCCACTGTTGAGGATTACAGAGAGAGCAAGGAGAGGAACTTTATTCTAAGTTTCGAACGAGTATCAACTGATTTACAAAAAGCAACTGTCAAATCTTATAAGCCTGTTACAGATTCCCAAAAAGAAGCGAAACAAGCCGCCATTGACTTTATCACTCAATTTGATGGAAAACACTCATTAGCTTTAAGTGGAACACCAGGATTAGGAAAAAGTCATCTCGCTTATGCAATATGTAAGGCAATTAGAAAACAAGGCTATAAAACATTATTTATCAAAAGTACGGACTTGCTAGAAAAGATACGTGGAACATACAGCGGAAACGGATTGGCGGAAGAAGATATATTCAATATGATTTACAATTTGGATTTATTAGCACTTGATGACATCGGGAGTGAATACGTCAAAAAAGATGAACAAGGTCATGAATCGTGGGCATCCGATGTTTTATACAAAGTAATGGATTTGAGGCTTGAAAAATCTACTATATGCACCACGAATTACACGGAAAGTGAACTGGAAGCCAAATATGGAAAAAACGGCGTAAGAATCACTGATCGAATGATGGATATGGCAAAAGGAATCAGATTAATAGGTGATAGCTACCGTAAAAAGGAGAGGTTTTGA